A stretch of Clostridium formicaceticum DNA encodes these proteins:
- a CDS encoding phage tail tape measure protein, producing the protein MGLLVKIGADLSDFERKINKATKEISYIGKKLGDVGRDLTKYVTLPLVGIGTAAVAIGADFEAGMSKVSAITGATGQDFERLKDTAKELGSSTMFSAKQSSEAMTYLGMAGYDTNQIISAMPGLLDLAAASGTDLATTADIVSDAMTGFGMSAEETGRFADLLASASSSANTNVEMLGESFKYVAPVAGSLGYSVEDTTKALSLMANAGIKGSQAGTTLRGALTRMIKPTTEASKLINELGLEMTDAQGNMLPLDNVMNQLRNTFGNLTEEQQAQYASTIFGKEAMSGMLAIINASEEDYNKLTEATTNYTGTAKEMADIMQDNLQGQLIKLKSAIEGVAIQISEILIPIVSKVVDKIAVWVDWFANLDQGTQEMIVKLALLVAAIGPILIVVAKTITLFGKLKAGILILKGGLAALGTTFTATVLPVMAVIAVVALLVAGLVHLYKTNETAREVMDKAWQHIKSAIEGAINIIKGIINVFIGLFTGDWTRMCEGVKQIWSGMWQVLQGVVAGAWTLLSGAFKGLYSSITGWFTGLGRDAYSWGKNMISGFVDGIKSMASSVTNAVKGVTSNVKGYLGFNSPAKKGEGRFITNWGENMIDGFLDGVRNAIPQVLMTMNDVIPKLIPNSTPNTIASNASGFNIENHIHIENMSTRDDSDINRIAEKLHDLQVNSLRGRGAW; encoded by the coding sequence ATGGGTTTATTAGTAAAAATTGGTGCTGATCTCTCAGATTTTGAAAGGAAAATAAATAAAGCAACAAAAGAGATAAGTTATATCGGAAAGAAACTAGGGGATGTAGGCAGGGACTTAACTAAATATGTTACTTTACCGCTAGTTGGTATTGGTACTGCTGCTGTAGCCATAGGTGCTGATTTTGAAGCGGGAATGAGTAAAGTTTCAGCTATCACTGGTGCAACAGGACAAGATTTTGAAAGATTGAAAGATACAGCGAAAGAACTAGGTTCTAGCACAATGTTTAGTGCAAAGCAAAGTAGTGAAGCGATGACATACCTTGGAATGGCAGGTTATGACACAAATCAAATTATATCGGCTATGCCAGGACTATTAGATTTGGCAGCTGCTAGTGGAACAGACCTCGCAACTACAGCAGACATTGTAAGTGATGCCATGACAGGTTTTGGCATGAGTGCTGAAGAGACAGGAAGGTTTGCAGATTTATTAGCAAGTGCTTCTAGTAGTGCAAATACAAATGTTGAAATGTTAGGTGAGTCTTTTAAATATGTGGCTCCCGTAGCTGGAAGTTTAGGTTATTCTGTAGAGGATACTACGAAAGCTTTATCTTTAATGGCTAATGCAGGTATAAAAGGAAGTCAAGCAGGTACAACACTTAGAGGTGCATTAACTAGAATGATAAAACCCACAACCGAAGCAAGTAAATTAATAAATGAACTGGGTTTAGAAATGACGGATGCACAAGGGAATATGTTACCACTTGATAATGTTATGAATCAATTACGAAATACTTTTGGTAACTTAACGGAAGAACAACAAGCTCAATATGCTTCAACTATATTTGGAAAAGAAGCTATGTCGGGTATGTTAGCAATCATTAACGCTAGTGAAGAAGATTATAATAAACTAACCGAGGCTACTACTAACTATACAGGAACAGCTAAGGAAATGGCTGATATTATGCAAGATAACCTTCAGGGTCAGTTAATTAAGCTAAAATCAGCAATTGAAGGTGTAGCTATACAAATATCAGAAATATTGATCCCTATTGTTTCTAAAGTAGTTGACAAGATTGCTGTATGGGTAGATTGGTTTGCTAATCTAGATCAAGGAACTCAGGAAATGATTGTTAAATTAGCTTTATTAGTAGCTGCAATTGGTCCGATACTAATTGTTGTGGCAAAGACCATTACTTTATTCGGAAAATTAAAAGCAGGCATATTAATTTTAAAGGGTGGTTTGGCTGCATTAGGTACAACCTTTACAGCCACAGTATTGCCAGTGATGGCAGTAATTGCGGTAGTTGCTTTATTAGTAGCTGGTTTAGTGCATTTATATAAAACGAATGAAACTGCAAGGGAAGTTATGGATAAGGCATGGCAACATATTAAATCTGCTATAGAAGGTGCAATAAATATTATAAAAGGTATTATAAATGTATTTATTGGATTGTTTACTGGTGATTGGACTAGAATGTGTGAGGGTGTAAAACAAATATGGAGTGGTATGTGGCAAGTTTTACAAGGTGTTGTTGCAGGAGCATGGACATTGCTTAGTGGTGCATTTAAAGGATTATATAGTTCTATTACTGGATGGTTTACTGGACTTGGGCGTGATGCCTACAGCTGGGGTAAAAATATGATAAGCGGATTTGTTGATGGTATAAAGTCTATGGCAAGTTCTGTTACAAATGCGGTTAAAGGTGTAACAAGTAACGTAAAAGGATATTTAGGTTTTAATTCTCCAGCGAAGAAAGGCGAAGGTAGATTTATAACCAATTGGGGTGAAAATATGATTGATGGTTTTCTAGATGGTGTAAGAAATGCAATACCACAGGTATTAATGACTATGAATGATGTAATACCTAAACTTATACCAAACAGTACACCAAATACAATAGCAAGTAATGCTTCAGGTTTTAATATAGAAAATCACATACATATAGAAAATATGTCAACAAGAGATGATTCCGATATAAATAGAATAGCAGAAAAACTTCATGATTTACAAGTTAACAGTTTAAGAGGAAGGGGGGCGTGGTAA
- a CDS encoding distal tail protein Dit: MFQFKNRHLKEFTAKAKIDNRPLKAAKRIAEETINNRHSSIKFDDAYNDIIIPVTIFLIEKDITLRRQILREMAYWLDGEGKLIFDDEQDKYYTARVDSGIVTSNDLHFDSFTVEFICEPFAYTNPILVESKSITSETKLLVTNNGTYETKPVFEINGNATSLTIMTPTESITLLNINQKTIIDTEKMLCYTFSSFGNKVNKLMDLQGAIDRLKLPVGTTELTLTGNNMNVNVIVKLQEKYL, translated from the coding sequence ATGTTTCAATTTAAGAATAGGCATTTGAAAGAGTTTACAGCAAAAGCTAAAATAGACAACCGTCCCTTAAAAGCTGCTAAAAGAATTGCAGAAGAAACAATAAACAATAGGCATAGTTCGATTAAATTTGATGATGCTTACAACGATATTATAATACCTGTAACTATATTTTTAATAGAAAAAGATATAACTTTAAGAAGACAGATACTAAGAGAAATGGCTTATTGGCTTGATGGCGAAGGAAAATTAATCTTTGATGATGAGCAAGACAAATATTATACAGCTAGAGTTGATAGTGGAATTGTGACAAGTAATGACTTGCATTTTGATAGTTTTACGGTTGAATTTATTTGTGAACCATTTGCTTACACAAATCCTATTTTAGTAGAAAGTAAAAGTATTACAAGTGAAACAAAATTATTGGTAACTAACAATGGAACTTATGAAACAAAACCTGTTTTTGAAATTAATGGTAATGCAACATCTTTAACAATAATGACACCTACAGAGAGTATAACTTTATTGAATATCAACCAAAAGACCATTATAGATACGGAAAAAATGCTTTGCTATACCTTTAGTAGTTTTGGAAATAAAGTCAATAAATTAATGGATTTACAAGGGGCTATAGATAGACTTAAGCTTCCAGTAGGTACTACAGAATTGACATTAACAGGCAATAACATGAATGTTAATGTAATAGTAAAATTACAAGAAAAATACTTATAG
- a CDS encoding BppU family phage baseplate upper protein, producing the protein MITKDFNINVDFERATFVNRITFVRGDTKANKIKFKLTKNNLPIDLNQVTVGITFLRSDNVKIIAEAEKIGNNEAEYLIASNILDVPGQVLVSVALFGGDGERLTVPVQFPFTVVADLGFDADEIAEDDRYPILTQLINDVQGFINDVNTTMDNYQQSINNDVDQFKGEIEGFKNNIQQSENTRVVNENNRVTAEYTRVNNEDTRQQQETSRQAKILDIENRWDTLQTSQQQDAEIINARTSTVKSKTFPALTNRIEEIEQDIVKPIYSTPVMTYDTAIYLGMEVSNTNAQISVQIFGRSLRQELNYNRSTWVEWTLEDSSIVENGRLKLIRTTLGRQAFLNTNVKSSTKYGILLYVYENTGNLTTQGNNTPFGDSSVLISGVGNKKAILTTQSSFTVNSLALKMSGNSTSVTIQDIRLFELPSGSEIESDFTNLTADQLAVKYPYIKGDGTKSTLCGGQRMRSIGLNHFNPNKANITVGKYLESTGGEIGNPSTSYTKGVFKVKPSTPYVRSISNRWYFFDRNKNFISRSDNVTAIITPDNCHYVGLQGLDTTNWNIEYIYEGTTSGEYKPYIESTRYYPITDAQGNIIYLRSLPNGTKDEISDDGKLTKRVSDDFKLQSGHITSVNTTPANVDIVQLENFYNNILPNAVQQTNAINSTTSITGWTERAPATNADEYTIADVGKFYTLSNQGLRLIVAKNTYTNIEAARNALTGMTVNYQLMQSSVTQLPPQEKLIAYPGGHLFIEPFTKLTKPYGEGITLPIAVKGGIKDNIESIIRLDGTTRTNIDKANVTLTGNVVTISGATANQIYEVVWEYPSELSATPQISWSVPINIAASIESANKTAVETNKELNNYRAFNNAMLFNHEIRLVMLESK; encoded by the coding sequence ATGATAACAAAGGATTTTAATATTAATGTAGATTTTGAAAGAGCTACATTTGTTAATAGAATCACCTTTGTACGGGGTGATACAAAAGCAAATAAGATTAAATTCAAATTAACTAAAAATAATTTACCCATCGACTTAAATCAAGTAACGGTGGGTATTACTTTTTTAAGAAGTGATAATGTAAAGATTATTGCTGAAGCAGAAAAAATAGGAAACAATGAAGCCGAATATCTAATAGCAAGTAATATCCTTGATGTGCCGGGACAAGTCTTAGTATCGGTAGCTTTGTTCGGCGGTGATGGTGAAAGATTAACGGTACCTGTCCAGTTTCCCTTTACGGTTGTAGCAGATTTGGGCTTTGACGCTGATGAGATAGCTGAAGATGATAGATACCCTATTTTGACACAGCTTATTAATGATGTACAGGGGTTTATTAATGACGTAAATACAACTATGGATAATTACCAACAAAGTATTAATAATGATGTAGATCAGTTTAAGGGAGAAATAGAAGGGTTTAAGAATAATATTCAACAATCAGAAAATACAAGAGTAGTTAATGAAAACAATAGAGTAACAGCGGAATATACTAGGGTAAACAATGAGGATACAAGGCAACAACAGGAGACAAGTAGACAAGCTAAAATATTAGATATTGAAAACAGATGGGATACGTTACAAACTAGTCAACAACAAGATGCAGAGATTATAAATGCTAGAACTAGCACAGTAAAATCAAAAACATTTCCTGCATTAACCAATCGAATTGAAGAAATAGAACAAGACATAGTTAAACCCATATATAGCACACCAGTAATGACTTATGATACAGCAATTTATTTAGGAATGGAGGTGAGTAATACTAATGCCCAAATTAGCGTACAAATTTTTGGCAGGTCGCTAAGACAGGAATTAAATTATAATAGGAGTACGTGGGTGGAGTGGACGTTAGAAGATTCATCAATAGTAGAAAACGGAAGGTTGAAACTAATTAGGACAACTTTAGGTCGTCAAGCGTTTTTAAATACTAACGTTAAATCATCTACGAAATATGGTATCTTGTTATACGTTTATGAAAATACAGGCAATCTAACCACGCAGGGAAATAATACACCTTTTGGAGACTCATCAGTTTTAATAAGTGGAGTTGGTAACAAAAAGGCTATATTGACAACTCAATCTTCTTTTACTGTTAATTCTTTAGCGTTAAAAATGAGTGGTAATAGCACGAGTGTTACAATTCAAGACATTAGATTATTTGAACTTCCATCAGGTTCAGAAATTGAATCCGACTTCACCAACCTAACAGCTGACCAACTAGCAGTTAAATACCCGTACATTAAAGGGGATGGCACGAAGTCTACACTTTGTGGCGGTCAGAGGATGAGAAGTATAGGACTCAACCATTTTAATCCTAATAAAGCAAATATAACGGTAGGTAAATACTTAGAATCAACAGGTGGTGAAATTGGGAACCCTAGTACATCATACACTAAAGGAGTTTTCAAAGTAAAACCTTCAACTCCATACGTTAGAAGTATATCTAACAGATGGTACTTCTTTGATAGGAATAAGAACTTTATTTCAAGGTCAGACAATGTAACTGCAATTATAACTCCTGATAATTGTCATTATGTTGGTTTGCAAGGATTAGATACCACAAATTGGAATATAGAATATATTTATGAAGGAACTACGTCGGGAGAATATAAACCTTATATCGAATCAACACGCTACTACCCCATCACAGACGCTCAAGGAAATATTATCTATCTACGTTCCCTTCCTAATGGCACTAAAGATGAAATTAGTGACGATGGCAAGCTGACTAAGAGGGTTAGTGATGATTTCAAGTTACAGTCGGGACATATTACAAGTGTGAACACAACTCCTGCTAATGTTGACATAGTTCAGTTAGAGAATTTTTATAATAATATTTTGCCTAATGCAGTACAACAAACAAATGCAATAAATAGCACTACATCAATAACAGGTTGGACAGAAAGAGCACCAGCAACAAACGCGGATGAGTATACAATAGCAGATGTTGGTAAATTTTATACTTTGTCTAATCAGGGGCTAAGATTAATAGTTGCTAAAAACACTTATACAAACATAGAAGCTGCAAGAAATGCTTTAACAGGAATGACGGTAAATTATCAGTTAATGCAAAGCTCTGTTACACAATTACCACCACAAGAAAAGTTAATAGCGTATCCAGGAGGACATCTATTCATTGAACCATTTACTAAACTTACAAAACCATATGGTGAAGGAATAACTCTACCTATTGCGGTAAAAGGTGGGATAAAAGACAATATCGAATCTATCATCAGATTAGATGGTACAACTAGAACAAATATAGATAAAGCAAATGTAACATTGACAGGCAATGTAGTAACTATTTCAGGTGCAACAGCAAATCAAATATATGAGGTAGTTTGGGAATATCCTAGTGAATTGAGTGCTACACCACAAATATCTTGGAGTGTACCAATTAATATTGCAGCATCAATTGAAAGTGCTAATAAGACAGCAGTAGAAACAAATAAAGAGTTAAATAACTACAGGGCGTTTAATAATGCAATGCTATTTAACCATGAAATTAGGCTTGTCATGTTGGAATCTAAATAG